From a region of the Arachis ipaensis cultivar K30076 chromosome B09, Araip1.1, whole genome shotgun sequence genome:
- the LOC107618052 gene encoding probable dolichyl-diphosphooligosaccharide--protein glycosyltransferase subunit 3B — MAPPPTLPLFLVFLLVVATLTASSSSSDTNDERVEELLSLQSRSKSGIIRLNDQSLSRFLTSVATPRPYSIVIFFDAAQLHDKTELRLRELHQEFSVVSSSFIANHNISHPSRSKLFFCDIEFKESQFSFTQFGVNALPHIRLIAPNHSFKDSQPMDQGDFSRLAESMAEFVESKTKISVGPIHRPPLLSRNQLILIVVAFLIWIPFFVKKLFSGQTLLHDPKVWLAGSVFVYFFSVSGAMHNIIRKMPMFLLDRNDPSKLVFFYQGSGMQLGAEGFAVGSLYTVVGLLLAFMSQGLVKVKNVTVQRVVMMFALLVCFLAVKQVVFLNNWKTGYGIHGFWPSSWN; from the coding sequence ATGGCTCCTCCTCCCACCCTCCCACTCTTCCTAGTCTTCCTTCTTGTCGTAGCCACCCTCAccgcctcctcctcctcctccgacACAAACGACGAGCGCGTGGAGGAGCTCCTCTCCCTTCAATCCAGATCCAAATCGGGTATCATCCGCCTCAACGACCAGTCCCTGTCCCGCTTCCTCACCTCCGTCGCCACCCCTCGCCCTTACTCCATCGTCATCTTCTTCGACGCCGCCCAGCTCCACGACAAGACAGAGCTGCGCCTCCGCGAACTCCACCAAGAATTCTCCGTCGTCTCCTCCTCCTTCATCGCCAACCACAACATCTCCCACCCTTCGCGCTCCAAGCTCTTCTTCTGCGACATCGAGTTCAAGGAATCTCAATTCTCATTCACGCAATTCGGCGTCAACGCCCTCCCACACATTCGCCTCATCGCCCCCAACCATTCCTTCAAGGATTCACAGCCCATGGACCAGGGCGATTTCTCGCGACTCGCTGAGTCAATGGCCGAGTTCGTTGAGTCCAAAACCAAGATCTCCGTGGGACCCATCCACCGCCCCCCGCTGCTATCCAGGAACCAGTTGATCTTGATCGTCGTTGCGTTCCTCATTTGGATTCCGTTCTTCGTGAAGAAGCTTTTTTCGGGTCAGACACTGCTCCATGACCCGAAAGTGTGGTTAGCGGGTTCTGTTTTCGTTTACTTCTTCAGCGTTTCTGGAGCTATGCATAACATCATCAGGAAGATGCCAATGTTTCTTTTGGACCGCAACGATCCTTCCAAGCTTGTGTTCTTCTACCAGGGCTCCGGGATGCAGCTCGGCGCCGAGGGATTCGCCGTCGGGTCCTTGTACACCGTGGTGGGGCTCTTGCTGGCTTTTATGTCGCAGGGTCTTGTAAAGGTGAAGAATGTGACTGTTCAGAGGGTGGTTATGATGTTCGCCTTGTTGGTTTGTTTCTTGGCTGTGAAGCAGGTTGTGTTCTTGAATAACTGGAAGACTGGTTATGGTATTCATGGCTTCTGGCCCTCTAGTTGGAATTGA